Genomic window ([Empedobacter] haloabium):
CTTCGGCGATGCCCGGCCGGCACTGGCGGCGCTGGAGGCCGCGTTGGCCGAGCTGGTGCCGGCGATCGCCGCCCACGGCACGTTCAACATGATGCTGTCGGATGGCACGGCGTTGTTCGCGCATTGTTCCACCAGCCTGCATTACCTGGTGCGCCAGCACCCGTTCGACACGGCGATCCTGTCCGACGAGGACGTGCGTGTCGATTTCTCGCAAGTGACCACCCCCAACGATCGCGTCGCCATCATCGTCACCCAGCCGCTGACGACCAATGAGCGCTGGACAGCCTTCGCGCCGGGTGAATTGCTGTGTTTTGTCGACGGGCTGCCGCAGCCACGGCCGTGAAGTTTCTGCTGGCAAAATATATTTTTTGCCAGAAACTCACCATTTGACGCCGGTTAATGTCAAAATGGCAGGATAACCAGGACGCATGCCATGATTGATCTTTCCAGTAACGACAGTTCCCGTAACCTGCGCGTGCGCGAGTTTTACCTGGGACGGCAACCGATCCTGGACCGCCAGCAAGGCCTGGTCGCCTACGAACTGCTGTTCCGCAACGCGCCGATCGGGCCCGCCCAGATCGACACGTCAGCGCTGTCGGCCACCGCCGCCGTCATTGCCCACGCCTCGCAACTGGGGGTGGAGCGGGTGATAGGCGAGTCGCTGGCGTTCGTCAACGTCGACGCGGACGCCATCCTCAGCGATATCTTCGGCTTCCTGCCGCGCGAGAAAACGGTGCTGGAGATCGACCAGACGATGCAGGCCACGCCGGCCGTGCTGGCGCGCATGTCCGACCTGGCCAGCCATGGCTTCCGCTTCGCGCTGGTGGACGTGCGCGGCGACAGCGCCCAGGTGCAGGCGATGCTGCCGATGATCGAATTCGTCAAGATGAGCATGCGCGACACGTCGCCCGACATGCGCGCGCGCACGGCGCCGCGCTTCAAACGCGACGGCAAGCAGCTGGTTGCCGAGAAAGTCGAGACGCGGGAGGAATTCCAGAACTGCCTGGACCTGGGCTTCGACTACTTCCAGGGTTTCTATTTTGCCCGGCCCGCGATCATGAGCGGCAAGAAGCTGACGCCGTCGCAATTGGCGCTGCTGGAGCTGATGAAGCTCGTCACGTCCGATGCGGACAATCCCGACATCGAACGCGCCATCAAGCGCGACGTATCGCTGGCGCTGAACCTGATCCGCCTGGTCAACACGCCGGCAGTGGGCGCGCGCCAGCGCATCGATTCGCTGAGCCAGGCAGTGGCCATCCTGGGCCGGCGCCAGTTGCAGCGCTGGCTGCAGATCATGCTGTACGCCGAGCCGGGCAAGCGCGGCAATAACCTGACGCCATTGCTGCTGCTGGCCACCACGCGCGGCCGCCTGCTGGAACTGCTGGCGCAAAAGCTGCGTCCGGCGCACCGCCACGTGGCCGACATCGCGTTCACGGTGGGGATCATGTCGCTGATGGACACGCTGTTCGGCATGCCGATGACGGAGATCATGACGCAGGTGGCGGTCAGCGAGGAGGTGTCGGATGCGCTGCTGTACCGCGCGGGCTTCTTTGGCGATTTGCTGAAGCTGGCCGAGGCGCTGGAACGCATCGAGGACAACGAGGAAGCGATCCTGCCGGCGCTGGCCGACCTGGCGATGTCGACGCAGGAGCTGGTCGAGCTGGAGATGGCGGCGTTCGAGTGGAGCGATACCGTTACCCGCTACGCGGTGTGAGATAACCCTCGCGTCTCGAAGTTCTCCTGAGGTTGGGTCCCGCTGGCTTGACAGGGAGTGGGGTCTGTCCCTTCGGGACTGACCCCGGTTTCCCATGGCGGCGCGCGCGAATCGATAAAAACCGGGGTCGGTCCCCTGCGGGGCGGTACGGCGACCCGGCAGACCCCAAGCCTTGACGCGTTGCGGGGCGCTTACAGGTTCGGCGCCAGCCAACGCTCCAGCGTGGCCTTGTCCACGCCACGCCGCGCGACCATGTCGTTCAGCTGGTCCTCGCCGATCTTCCCGACCGTGAAGTACTTCGACTGCGGGTGCGCGAAGTAGAAACCCGCCACCGCCGCGCCCGGGAACATCGCGAACGATTCCGTCAGCTCCATGCCGATCTCCTCGGCCTGCAGCACGCGGAACAGGTCGGCCTTGACCGTGTGCTCGGGGCAGGCCGGATAGCCCGGCGCAGGCCGGATGCCGCGGTATTCCTCGTTGATCAACGCTTCGTTCGACAGCGCCTCGTCCGCCGCATAGCCCCACAGGTCCTTGCGCACGCGCTCGTGCAGGTATTCCGCGAATGCCTCGGCCAGGCGGTCTGCCAGGGCCTTGAGCATGATCGACGAGTAGTCGTCGTGCGCGTCCTCGAAACGCTTCTCGTACTTCTCGATGCCCAGCCCCGCTGTCACGGCGAACATGCCGATGTAGTCCTTGATGCCCGATTCCTTCGGCGCGATGAAATCGGCCAGGCACTGGTTGGGGCGCTGCACGCCGTCGATGACGGGCTTTACGCCCTGCTGGCGCAGGCCGTAGTAGGTGAACGCTACCTCCGTGCGGGTATCGTCCGTGTAGACCTCGATATCGTCGTCGCCCACGCTGTTGGCCGGCAGCAGCGCGACGGCGCCGTTCGCCGTCAGCCAGCGGCCTTCGATGATGCGTTTCAGGAGCGCCTGGCCTTCGGCGAACACCTTGGTGGCCGCTTCGCCCACTACTTCATCGGTGAGGATGGCCGGGTAGGGGCCGGCCAGGTCCCAGGTCTGGAAGAACGGGCCCCAGTCGATGTACTGCGCCAGGAGTGCCAGGTCGACGTTGCGGAACAGGCGGCGGCCGACGAACTTGGGCTTCACGGGCGCGAATTCCAGCTTCATCTTGTTGGCGCGCGCGGCGGCCAGGCTCACCGTCGGCAGCGCCTTCTTGTTGGCGTGCTGCTCGCGAATGCGCGCGTAGTCGTGCTCCACTTCCTCGATGTACTTGTCGCGCGCCTCCGGCGTCAGCAGCGACTGCGCCACCGACACCGAACGCGATGCGTCCGGCACGTAGACGACCGGGCCTTCGTAGTTGTGGGCGATCTTGACGGCCGTGTGGGCACGGCTGGTCGTGGCACCGCCGATCAGCAGCGGGATCTTCAGCATGCGGAAGTGCGGGTCGCGCTGCATCTCCTTGGCCACGTGTGCCATCTCTTCCAGCGAAGGCGTGATCAGGCCGGACAGGCCGATGATGTCGGCGTTCTCCAGCTTGGCCCGCGCCAGGATCTCGGAGGCGGGCACCATCACGCCCATGTTGACGACCTCGAAGTTATTGCACTGCAGGACGACCGAAACGATGTTCTTGCCGATGTCGTGCACGTCGCCCTTGACGGTGGCGATGACGATCTTGCCCTTCGGTTTCGCCACGATGCCGGTGCGGCGTTCCTCTTCCGCCTTTTCTTCCTCGATGTACGGAATCAGGTGGGCTACGGCCTGCTTCATCACGCGCGCCGATTTCACCACCTGCGGCAGGAACATCTTGCCCTGGCCGAACAGGTCACCGACGACGTTCATGCCGTCCATCAGCGGGCCTTCGATGACGTTGATCGGGCGGCCGCCGCTGTGCAGCACTTCCAGCCGCGCCTCTTCCGTGTCCTCGGTGATCCACTGCGTGATGCCGTGCACCAGCGCGTGCGACAGGCGCTGCTGCACCGTGCCCTTGCGCCATTCCAGGTTGGCGGCTTCGGTCTTGCCGCCGGCCTTCAAGGTGCCGGCGAATTCGATCATGCGCTCGGTGGCGTCCTCGCGGCGGTTCAGCACCACGTCCTCGACGCGCTCGCGCAGCTCGGCCGGCAGGTCGTCGTACACGCCCACCATGCCCGCGTTGACGATGCCCATCGTCATGCCGGCCTTGATGGCGTGGTACAGGAACACGGTGTGGATCGCCTCGCGCGCCGGGTCGTTGCCGCGGAACGAGAACGACACGTTCGACACGCCGCCGGAGATCTTCGCGTGCGGCAGGTTGTCCTTGATCCAGCGCGTGGCGTTGATGAAATCCACCGCGTAGTTGTTGTGCTCCTCGATGCCGGTGGCAATCGCAAAGATGTTCGGGTCGAAGATGATGTCCTCGGCCGGGAAGCCCACGGTTTCCGTCAGCACCTTGTATGCCCGCGCGCAGATCTCGATCTTGCGCTCGTAGGTGTCGGCCTGGCCTTTTTCATCGAAGGCCATCACGATGACGGCGGCGCCGTAGCGGCGGCACAGGCGCGCCTGGCGGACGAATTCCTCTTCGCCTTCCTTCAGCGAGATCGAGTTGACGATCGACTTGCCCTGCACGCACTTCAGGCCTGCCTCGATGACGGACCACTTGGACGAGTCGATCATGATCGGCACGCGCGAGATGTCCGGTTCGGAGGCGATCAGGTTCAGGAAGCGCGTCATCGCGGCCTGCGAATCCAGCATCGCCTCGTCCATGTTGATGTCGATGACCTGGGCGCCGTTTTCCACCTGCTGGCGCGCCACCGACAGCGCCTCGTCGTACTGCTCGTTCAGGATCATGCGCGCGAAGGCCTTCGAGCCCGTCACGTTGGTGCGCTCGCCCACGTTGACGAACAGCGAATCGTCGTCGATGGTGAACGGCTCCAGGCCGGACAGGCGCTGCGCGACCGGCACGTGCGGCACGGTGCGCGGCTTGACGTCCTGCAGCAGGGCGGCGATCGCCGCGATGTGCTCCGGCGTGGTGCCGCAGCAGCCGCCGGCCACGTTGATGAAGCCCGCCTCGGCGAATTCGCGCAGCAGCGCGGAGGTGTCGGCCGGCAGCTCGTCGAAGCCGGTGTCGCTCATCGGGTTGGGCAGGCCGGCATTCGGGTAGATGCACACGAACGTATCGGCGATCTGCGACAGTTCCTCCGCATAGGGCCGCATCAGCGCCGCGCCCAGCGCGCAGTTCAGGCCGATCGTCAGCGGCTTGGCGTGGCGCACGGAGTTCCAGAACGCCGGCACGGTCTGACCGGACAGGATGCGGCCGGAGGCGTCGGTGACGGTGCCGGAGATCATCAGCGGCAGGCGTTCCCGCTCCGGATGCTCGTCGAAGTACTGGTCGATGGCGAACAGCGCTGCCTTGCAGTTCAGAGTGTCGAAGATGGTCTCGACCAGCAGCACGTCGACGCCGCCGTCGACCAGGCCGCGCACCTGCTCGTGGTAGGCCGCGACCAGCTGGTCGAAGGTGACGTTGCGGGCGGCCGGGTCGTTCACGTCCGGCGAGATCGAGGCCGTCTTCGGCGTCGGGCCCAGCGCGCCGGCGACGAAGCGCGGTTTGTCGGGCGTGCTGTACTTGGCGGTCGCCGCGCGCGCCAGCTTCGCGGCCTCGACGTTCATCTCGTAGGCCAGGTGCGCCATGTGGTAGTCGTCCTGCGCGATGGTCGTGGCGCCGAACGTGTTGGTCTCGATCAGGTCGGCGCCGGCGGCCAGGTAGCGCTCGTGGATCTCCTGGATCACGTGCGGCTGCGTCAGGGTCAGCAGCTCGTTGTTGCCCTTGACGAAGAGTTCGCGCGCGCCGCTGCCGGCGGGCGCCGCGAAATCGATGAAGCGGCCTTGCGGCCCGCCGCGGTAGGCCTGTTCGTCCAGCTTGTATTGCTGGATGATCGTGCCCATGGCGCCGTCGAGGAACATGATGCGGCGCGACAGGATGTCGCGCAGTTGCGCTTCGGTCTGGGAGGCTGGGCGGGTCGCGATCTTGGTCATTTTGCTACTTTCGAGGAGCTGCGTCGGTGGGCGGGAGGCTTGCTGGCCGGTCTGAAATTATACGGCAAAGCAGCTTTTTCGCTTGCCGGGCGGCCAGCGCCCGTTCTGCCGGCCCACTCGTGAAAACGGCCTGCGCACCTTGCGGTGGGCAGGCCGTCGCGGGGGCCGCGCGGATCAGCGCTGGCAGGGCTGCAGCGGCTCGTTCCTGCGGCGGCGGGCCACACCGGCGACCAGCGCCAGGCCCGTCAGGATCATGGCCCACGTGCCCGGTTCCGGCACAGCCGGCGTCACACCGCCGCTCGACAGTGACGTGATGGAGAACCTGGTCTCGTCCGTCCACAGGTAAGCGCCGCTGCGGGTTTCCGATTCCGGCGTGAAGCGATAGCTGTATTCCTCGATGCCGGCGCGAACGACATAACCGCCACCATAAATACGCTCCGGATCGGTGCCAGCTGTTCCCGCAGAGAAATCAAGCTTGCCGCCGAGTTCATAACGGAAACGGTCGGTGCCGCAGTAGTTATAGGGGCTGTTCATGCTGCTGCAGGCCATATAATCGGTGCCGTTCAGCACGAACTCGGTGATCTCTTCCTTTTCGATGATGCCGTCGTGGTTGACATCGCTGCCCGTGAACGATCCGGTGATCGTGCGATCCTGGACAAACATCCAGTTATCCTCATCGAAAAAACCGACGTAGGCGAACTGCCAGGTATTTGCCGCGCTCGCTGCGGCGCTGATTGCGAGCGAACCGGCCATCATGCCGGCAATAGCGAGTTTCTTGAACATGATGCTTCTCGGACAGAAGTGAAGAGGAGCAGCCATGGTATCGCGGTCTTCCCCTCAAGGAAACTTATATGTCTCCGCTGTGTGCGGATACAACGCTTATATTATCGTTCAGTTACCGTCTTAACGCCGCTCAATATATCGGCAGAAAATACCCGAGGTAACGAAAGTTTATACGGGGAAAATAACATTCTTTTGAGAAAAATCAATTCCAACGGAATCGATATTCGAATGGGGAAGTGCGGCGCGCAGGGGCGGGCGCTGCCGCCCGCCCGCGTTGAGTGGCCTCAGCCGAAGCGCAGGCCATCCAGGGCGAAGCCCTTGATGAACTCGGCGGCAGGCAGGCGCTTGCCGCCTGGCTTCTGCAATTCGGTCAGGCGCAGCGCACCGCTGCCGCAGGCGACGACAATGCCGTGCTGGGCATCGGCGGCCAGTACCTGGCCGGCCGGCGCATTGCTGCCGGCTTCCAGCAGTTCAGACCCCCACAGCTTGATGACGGTACCGTTGACGGTGCCGTGCGCGCCCGGGAACGGATTGAACGCGCGAATCTTGCGGTGGAGGTCGCGCGCGGAATGGGTAAAGTCCAGCGCCGCTTCCTCCTTGGCGATCTTGGCCGCATAGGTGACGCCGTGTTCCGGCTGCGGCACGGCCTCGACGATACCTTGCGCCATCTTGTGCAGCACCTTCACGACCATCTGCGCGCCCATGGCGGCCAGGCGGTCGTGCAGGATCGCGGTGGTATCGTGCGGGCCGATCGGGGTGCGCTCGATCAGCAGCATCGGCCCCGTGTCCAGGCCTTCCTCCATTTGCATGATCGTCACGCCGGTCTCGGCGTCGCCCGCCTCGATGGCGCGGTGGATCGGCGCGGCGCCGCGCCAGCGCGGCAGCAGCGAGCCGTGGATATTGATGCAGGGCTTGATGTCGAGCGTGCTGCGCGGCAGGATCAGGCCATAGGCGGCCACGACCATCGCGTCGTACTCGGTGGCCAGCAGCAGTTCGTGCGCGGCCTTCGCTTCCTGCGCCCGCTGCGGGTCCTTGGCGTCCATGCGCAGCGACAGCGGCTGGGCGACGGGGATGCCCTGCGCGACGGCGAACTGCTTGACGGCCGACGGCTGCAGCTGCAGGCCGCGGCCGGCGGGGCGGTCCGGCTGGGTCAGCACGAGGGGAATCTCGAAACCCGCCTCATGCAGCGCCTTCAGCGCGACGGCGGCAAACTCGGGCGTACCAGCGAAGACGACTTTCATGGCCGCGCTCCGATCAGCGGCGACCGTTGGCGCGCAGCTGGCGCTCGCGTTCCATGCCGCGCTCTTCCTTCAGCAACTTGGTCTTGATGCGGTTGCGCTTCAGCGGCGACAGGTACTCGACAAAGACCTTGCCGGCCAGGTGGTCCATTTCGTGCTGGATGCACACGGCCAGCAGGCCGTCCGCATCCACTTCGAAGAACTCGCCCTTGGCGTCCTGCGCGCGCACCTTGACCTTGGCCGGGCGCTCGACGTCGTCGTAAATGCCGGGCACGGACAGGCAGCCTTCGTCGTAAACCTGCTTGTCGTCGCTGGCCCAGACGATCTCGGGATTGATGAAGACCGTCAGCTGGTCCTTCGTCTCGCTGATGTCGATGACGATCACGCGCTCGTGCACGTCCACCTGCGTGGCGGCCAGGCCGATGCCGGGCGCGTCATACATGGTCTCGGCCATGTCGGCCACCAGGCGCGCGATGCGTTCGTCGAACACTTCGACAGGCTTGGCCACCTTGTGCAGGCGGGGATCGGGATAGCGGAGGATGTTCAGTATGGACATTGGTGATCGGATATCAGGTATACAAAAGGGTTGCCAGGGACTTGGCACCTCGACAACGGCAACGGCGTCACCCGGCAACAACACCCGGCGCAATACAGCGCCGGGCAACGAGAACGGGCCGCGTCGCAGCGCGGTTTAGCTTGCCAGTCGAGGGTAAAGTGGGCAGAATTTGATTCAGTACGGCAAGTTTTCCCGGCCTGCCGGGAATCTCCAAGAACCACCACGGAGCGCCTCTCGAGATCGCGACGACGTCATCCGGGTGCCCGGTCAGTATCGGACATATTCATGAAAAATTTTAGCACAGGTGGCGCGCGCCTGTCGGCGGGCCTCCTGCTTGCCGCCCTGCTGGCGGCCGCGCCAGCCTTCGCGCAAACCGCGCCGGACGGTTGCGCGTTCCGCACCGATGCACCGGATCGCCACGTCGTCACGGCGGGCGATACCTTATGGGATATCTCCGGCCGTTTCCTCGAGAAGCCCTGGTGCTGGCCGCGGGTGTGGGGCATGAATCGTGCCGAGATCGCCAACCCGCACTGGATCTATCCGGGCCAGGTGGTCTACCTGGACCGCGCCGCCGGACGGTTGCACTTGGCGAACCCGGTTGGCGCGACCAGCGCCGATGGCGCGGTGCCCGGCACGTTGAAGTTGTCGCCGCAACTGCGCACCGAAGGACTCGGCAAGGACGCCGTGCGCTCGATCCCGGCCAGCGCCATCGAACCGTTCCTGACGCAGCCGCTGATCGTCGAGGCCGACGAGCTGAAGAACGCACCGCGCATCGTCGCGACGCCGGAAAACCACGTCTTCATCGGCAAGGACGACAAGGCCTATGTGCGCGGCAACCTGAACGGCGGCACGTCGTTCCAGGTGTTCCGGCCCGGCAAGCCCTTGCTCGATCCCGTCACGAAACAGCCCGTGGCGACGGAAGCGTTCTACCTGGGCACTTTGAAATTGCTGCGCGCGGCCGAGCCGGGCAGCGACGTGCACACCTTTATCGTCGCCAGCGCAAAGGAAGAGATGGGCGTGGGCGACCAGTTGATGCAGATGCCGCCGACGCCGATGCAGCACTACGTGCCGCATCCGCCCGAACGCAGGATCGATGCGCGCGTGCTGGCCATCTATAACGGCGTCACGCATGCGGGCCAGAACCAGGTCGTCAGTGTCAACCGGGGCCGGCTTGACGGACTCGATGTCGGCGCCGTGCTGCAGCTGTACCATAAGGGCCAGACGGTGCGCGATCCGGGTGCCAGCAAGGGCTGGCACAACCTGGGCAATCCGCAGGTCAAGCTGCCGGACGAGCAAGTGGGCAGCTTGTTTATCTTCCGCGTGTTCAACCATGTGTCGTATGGCCTGATCATGCAGGTGACGGAACCGGTGGTGGTGGGCGACGTCGCCAAGTCTCCGGAGTAACCCCCGCCGTGCAAGCCACGGACTCCTTACCCAGCAGCAGCCATGACGGTGACAGCATTGCCGCATGGCTGCGTCTGGTTTACACGCCTGGCCTGTCGCGCCTTGCCGCCGCGCGCTTGTTGCGCCAGCACGGCACAGCGCAGGCAGTCATTGCGGCCAGCCATGCATCGGATCGCGCCAGCGGTCTTGCGCCGGGCCATGCCGCGGCCTTGCGTGCGCCGCCATCGGCCGCGTTGCGCGCGCTGGTCGATGCCACCCTGGAATGGTCGGCGCGGCCGGGCCATACGCTGCTGACCTACCACGACGCCGGCTATCCACCGCTCTTGCGCGAGATCGCCGATCCACCGCTGCTGTTGCATGCATGCGGCAACGCCACCTTGCTGACGCGCAGTGCCCTTGGCATCGTCGGCAGCCGCAACGCCACCACGCAAGGTCGCCTCAACGCGGAGCGCTTCGCGCGCAGCCTTGCCGATGCCGGCCTGACGATCGTTTCCGGCCTGGCCCTGGGCATCGACGCGGCCGCGCATGCGGGTGCCTTGCAAGGCGCCGGGTCCACGGTCGCGGTGATCGGCACCGGCATCGACGTCGTCTATCCGGGCGCCAACGCGGCGCTGGCGCGGCGCGTCGCGCAAGGCGGCTGCATCGTCAGCGAGTTTGCCCTGGGCACGCCTGCGCGCGCGCCGCATTTCCCCATCCGCAACCGCACCATCAGCGGCATGACACGCGGCGTGCTGGTGGTCGAAGCGGCCGAACGTTCCGGCTCGCTGATCACGGCGCGCTGCGCGGGCGAGCAGGGCCGCGACGTGTTCGCCATCCCCGGCTCCATCCATGCCACGCTGTCGAAGGGCTGTCATCGTTTGATCCGCGAAGGCGCGCTGCTGGTGGAGACGGCGGACGACATCCTGGCCGCATTGCGCATCGGCGATAGCGCGCGTGCACGGGGTTTTGGTGATGGCAACGCAAGTTGCGAGGACGCCATGACGAGCCTGGAGCGCGCCGCGCGGCCCCTGCTGGAGGCCTTGACGTACGATCCCGTCAGCGCCGACGAACTGGCTTCTCGCTTGCAACTCGATGCCGCTGATACTCAAGCAAGTTTGTTGGCATTGGAGCTTGCAGGTGTTGTGGAACGGCTGCCAGGTGGGGCTTTTCAGCGACTGAAACGATGATCGCAATGGTGTGGGACTTGTGCCGCGCCGATCGATGCTGATAGAGTAGCGCCATGTTCGACATCCTTGTTTATCTCTACGAGACCTATTACCGGCCCGACGCGTGCCCTGAACCGGCAGCGTTGGCGAAGAAGCTTTCGGCCGTCGGTTTCGACGACGTGGAGATCTCCGAGGCGCTGGTCTGGCTGAACGACCTGACCGAGATGGCCGGCGACGAGCAGGCATCCGTGGCCGCGTCGACCGGCATGCGTTTCTATGTCGAGCAGGAGCAGGATGTACTGGGATCGCAGGCCATCGGCTTTATCGCGTTCCTGGAAAGCGCGCGCGTGCTGACGCCGCTGCAGCGCGAGATCGTCATCGAACGGGCGTTGTCGCTGGAAGAGGCGCCCGTCAACCTGGGCAAGCTGAAGATCATCGTGCTGATGCTGTTGTGGAGCCAGGGCAAGGAGCCCGACGCATTGATGTTCGACGACTTGTTCGGTTCCGACGAAGAGCAGGCTCCCCGCCTGCTGCACTGAGCGCGCCGCCGGCTCTCGTCGGCGCAATGCTTTAATCACATATTCATTACGCTGCGGCATCGTCACGCGAGGGCGTCGCACGTCTGTCCGGCGCTGACGTTGTTGCTGGCCGAGGGCGCGCACCTTGCGAAGTCCAACGCAACGCGCTTATGATTGGCCCTTTTGCAAAACGGCAGGGCGCGCGGCGCGGCTGCCGAAAATGGCGACGGCGCAGCGGCGTCGTCGTTAACATGTATGATGCGCCTGCCCGCGTGCGGGCGTCATCGCAAAGCAACCGAGAACAACAACCATGAGCAAAACCCTCATCATCGCCGAGAAGCCTTCTGTCGCGAACGATATCGCGAAGTCGCTTGGCGGCTTCACCAAGCACGATGAGTATTTCGAATCCGACGAATACGTGCTGTCTTCCGCCGTCGGTCACCTGCTGGAAATCGCGGTGCCGGAAGAGCACGACGTCAAGCGCGGCAAGTGGAGCTTCGCGCACCTGCCGATGATCCCGCCGTACTTCGCGCTGAACCCTATCGCCAAGACGGAAAGCCGGCTCAAGGTCCTGAATAAACTGATCAAGCGCAAGGACGTCACCGCCCTGATCAACGCATGCGACGCGGGCCGCGAAGGTGAACTGATCTTCCGCCTGATCGCGCAGAACGCGAAGGTGAACAAGCCCGTCAAGCGCCTGTGGCTGCAGTCGATGACGCCCACCGCGATCCGCGAGGGCTTCGCACACCTGCGCAGCGACGAAGAGATGCTGCCGCTGGCCGACGCGGCCCGTTGCCGCTCCGAAGCCGACTGGCTGATCGGCATCAACGGCACCCGTGCGATGACCGCCTTCAATTCGAAAGAGGGCGGCTTCTACCTGACGACCGTGGGCCGCGTGCAAACGCCGACCCTGTCGATCGTGGTGGAACGCGAGGACAAGATCAAGAAGTTCGTACCGCGCGACTACTGGGAAGTGCGCGCCGAATTCGTCTGCGCCGCCGGCGTGTACGAAGGCCGCTGGCTCGACACGAACTTCAAGAAGGACGAGAACGATCCGGAAAAGCGCGCCGAGCGCCTGTGGAGCAAGGCTGCTGCCGACTCGATCGCGCTGGCGTGCCGCGGCAAGCAGGGCAACGTCACCGAGGAATCGAAGCCGACGACGTCGATGGCGCCCGCGCTGTTCGACCTGACCTCGCTGCAGCGCGAGGCCAACGGCCGCTTCGGCTTCTCCGCCAAGAACACGCTGGGCCTGGCGCAGGCGCTGTACGAGAAGCACAAGGTGCTGACTTACCCGCGTACCGATTCGCGCCACCTGCCGGAAGACTACCTGCCGACCGTGCAGTCCACGCTGGAAGTGGTCAAGCAGAATCCGAACTACCACCAGTTCGCCAAGCAGATCCTGGACAAGGGCTGGGTCAAGCCGAACAAGCGCATCTTCGACAATACCAAGATCTCGGACCACTTCGCGATCATCCCGACCGGCATCGCGCCGAAGGGCTTGTCCGAGCCGGAACAGAAGCTGTACGACCTGGTCACGCGCCGCTTCATGGCCGTGTTCTTCCCGGCCGCGGAGTTCCAGGTCACCACGCGCTACACGGAAGTGTCGGGCCACCAGTTCAAGACCGAAGGCAAGGTCATGACGAACCCCGGCTGGCTGGCGGTGTACGGCAAGGACACGAGCGACGACAAGGAGGGCGGCGGCAACCTGGTGCCGGTGGCGAAGGGCGAGAAGGTGCACACGGAGCAGGTCAACGCCAACGGCCTGGTGACGAAGCCGCCCGCGCGCTACACGGAAGCGACGCTGCTGTCCGCGATGGAAGGCGCCGGCAAGCTGGTCGACTCGGACGAATTGCGCGACGCGATGGCCGGCAAGGGCCTGGGCACGCCAGCCACGCGCGCGGCCATCATCGAGGGCCTGCTGACGGAAAAATACCTGATCCGCGAAGGGCGCGAGCTGATCCCGACGGCGAAAGCTTCGCAGCTGATGACGTTGTTGCGCGGCCTGGGCGTCAACGAACTGACGGCGCCGGAGCTGACGGGCGAGTGGGAATACAAGCTGTCACAGATGGAGAAGGGCAGGATCTCGCGCGAGGAATTCATGCGCGAGATCGCGCAGATGACGCAGATTATCGTCAAGCGCGCCAAGGAATACGACAACGACACGATCCCGGGCGAATACGCCACCCTGGCCACGCCGTGCCCGAACTGCGCCGGCGTCGTCAAGGAGAATTACCGCCGCTTCGCGTGCACCAA
Coding sequences:
- the def gene encoding peptide deformylase produces the protein MSILNILRYPDPRLHKVAKPVEVFDERIARLVADMAETMYDAPGIGLAATQVDVHERVIVIDISETKDQLTVFINPEIVWASDDKQVYDEGCLSVPGIYDDVERPAKVKVRAQDAKGEFFEVDADGLLAVCIQHEMDHLAGKVFVEYLSPLKRNRIKTKLLKEERGMERERQLRANGRR
- a CDS encoding LysM peptidoglycan-binding domain-containing protein is translated as MKNFSTGGARLSAGLLLAALLAAAPAFAQTAPDGCAFRTDAPDRHVVTAGDTLWDISGRFLEKPWCWPRVWGMNRAEIANPHWIYPGQVVYLDRAAGRLHLANPVGATSADGAVPGTLKLSPQLRTEGLGKDAVRSIPASAIEPFLTQPLIVEADELKNAPRIVATPENHVFIGKDDKAYVRGNLNGGTSFQVFRPGKPLLDPVTKQPVATEAFYLGTLKLLRAAEPGSDVHTFIVASAKEEMGVGDQLMQMPPTPMQHYVPHPPERRIDARVLAIYNGVTHAGQNQVVSVNRGRLDGLDVGAVLQLYHKGQTVRDPGASKGWHNLGNPQVKLPDEQVGSLFIFRVFNHVSYGLIMQVTEPVVVGDVAKSPE
- the dprA gene encoding DNA-processing protein DprA; amino-acid sequence: MQATDSLPSSSHDGDSIAAWLRLVYTPGLSRLAAARLLRQHGTAQAVIAASHASDRASGLAPGHAAALRAPPSAALRALVDATLEWSARPGHTLLTYHDAGYPPLLREIADPPLLLHACGNATLLTRSALGIVGSRNATTQGRLNAERFARSLADAGLTIVSGLALGIDAAAHAGALQGAGSTVAVIGTGIDVVYPGANAALARRVAQGGCIVSEFALGTPARAPHFPIRNRTISGMTRGVLVVEAAERSGSLITARCAGEQGRDVFAIPGSIHATLSKGCHRLIREGALLVETADDILAALRIGDSARARGFGDGNASCEDAMTSLERAARPLLEALTYDPVSADELASRLQLDAADTQASLLALELAGVVERLPGGAFQRLKR
- a CDS encoding DUF494 domain-containing protein; translation: MFDILVYLYETYYRPDACPEPAALAKKLSAVGFDDVEISEALVWLNDLTEMAGDEQASVAASTGMRFYVEQEQDVLGSQAIGFIAFLESARVLTPLQREIVIERALSLEEAPVNLGKLKIIVLMLLWSQGKEPDALMFDDLFGSDEEQAPRLLH
- a CDS encoding DNA topoisomerase III gives rise to the protein MSKTLIIAEKPSVANDIAKSLGGFTKHDEYFESDEYVLSSAVGHLLEIAVPEEHDVKRGKWSFAHLPMIPPYFALNPIAKTESRLKVLNKLIKRKDVTALINACDAGREGELIFRLIAQNAKVNKPVKRLWLQSMTPTAIREGFAHLRSDEEMLPLADAARCRSEADWLIGINGTRAMTAFNSKEGGFYLTTVGRVQTPTLSIVVEREDKIKKFVPRDYWEVRAEFVCAAGVYEGRWLDTNFKKDENDPEKRAERLWSKAAADSIALACRGKQGNVTEESKPTTSMAPALFDLTSLQREANGRFGFSAKNTLGLAQALYEKHKVLTYPRTDSRHLPEDYLPTVQSTLEVVKQNPNYHQFAKQILDKGWVKPNKRIFDNTKISDHFAIIPTGIAPKGLSEPEQKLYDLVTRRFMAVFFPAAEFQVTTRYTEVSGHQFKTEGKVMTNPGWLAVYGKDTSDDKEGGGNLVPVAKGEKVHTEQVNANGLVTKPPARYTEATLLSAMEGAGKLVDSDELRDAMAGKGLGTPATRAAIIEGLLTEKYLIREGRELIPTAKASQLMTLLRGLGVNELTAPELTGEWEYKLSQMEKGRISREEFMREIAQMTQIIVKRAKEYDNDTIPGEYATLATPCPNCAGVVKENYRRFACTKCDFSMSKTPGSRQFEIAEVEELLKNRTIGPLQGFRSKMGRPFAAILRIVRDEDINNFKLEFDFGQNDEEGEDGEGVDFTGQTPLGPCPKCNGGVYEMGLAYVCEHSVAKPKTCDFRSGRIILQQEILPEQMAKLLNDGKTDLLPGFISQRTRRPFKAFLVRGKDGKISFEFEPRKEKPGAKPKAGAEAAAEGGEEAAVAPAKKTAAKKAAAKPAAKAATKTAAKKAPAKKAAAKKTVAAE